From Pontibacter actiniarum, a single genomic window includes:
- a CDS encoding M20 metallopeptidase family protein, giving the protein MSQTINKIKELARAYAPDTVQVRRHIHANPELSFEEHHTAAYVKQVLESYGLQVERIATTGLVALVKGRNPEKRTVALRADMDALPIVEANEVAYKSKNEGVMHACGHDVHTASVLGTARILQELREEFEGTVKLIFQPGEEKFPGGASIMIKEGVLQNPAPESIVGQHVFPLLPAGKVGFRSGMYMASADEIYITVKGKGGHAAMPEMNIDPVLIASHLIVALQQIVSRHASPKVPSVLSFGKVEAKGATNVIPNEVKLEGTFRTMHEVWRKEAHQKIKKLAEGLCESMGGSCDIDIKNGYPFLQNDPGVTAVARAAAEAYLGEENVVDLDLWMGAEDFAYYTQQIPACFYRLGTRNEERGITSGVHTPTFDVDEDALETGMGLMAWVALQELQA; this is encoded by the coding sequence ATGTCGCAAACAATAAACAAGATCAAAGAACTCGCCCGGGCCTACGCCCCCGACACGGTGCAGGTGCGCCGCCACATTCATGCTAACCCGGAGCTGTCGTTTGAGGAGCACCATACCGCCGCTTATGTAAAGCAGGTGCTGGAAAGCTACGGGCTGCAGGTGGAGCGCATCGCCACAACCGGCCTGGTGGCGCTGGTAAAAGGGAGAAACCCGGAAAAGAGAACCGTCGCCCTCCGTGCCGATATGGATGCCCTGCCGATTGTGGAGGCAAACGAGGTGGCGTATAAGTCAAAGAACGAGGGCGTGATGCACGCCTGTGGGCACGATGTGCACACCGCCTCTGTGCTCGGCACCGCCCGTATTCTGCAGGAGCTGCGCGAGGAGTTTGAGGGAACGGTAAAACTGATTTTTCAGCCGGGAGAGGAGAAGTTTCCGGGCGGCGCCTCCATCATGATAAAAGAAGGCGTGCTGCAGAACCCGGCGCCGGAAAGCATCGTGGGGCAGCACGTGTTCCCGCTGTTGCCCGCCGGCAAGGTCGGTTTCCGCTCAGGTATGTACATGGCCTCTGCCGATGAGATCTACATCACGGTGAAGGGCAAGGGCGGGCACGCGGCCATGCCGGAGATGAACATAGACCCGGTGCTGATCGCATCGCACCTGATTGTGGCGCTGCAGCAGATCGTGAGCCGCCACGCCAGCCCTAAGGTGCCCAGTGTGCTGTCCTTTGGCAAGGTGGAGGCCAAAGGTGCCACAAACGTTATCCCAAACGAGGTGAAGCTGGAAGGCACCTTCCGCACCATGCATGAGGTATGGCGCAAGGAAGCGCACCAGAAGATAAAGAAACTGGCCGAGGGGCTTTGCGAGAGTATGGGTGGCTCCTGCGACATCGACATCAAGAACGGCTACCCTTTCCTGCAGAATGACCCTGGCGTAACTGCCGTGGCCCGTGCCGCCGCAGAGGCGTACTTAGGCGAGGAGAACGTGGTGGACCTGGACCTGTGGATGGGCGCAGAGGACTTTGCCTATTACACGCAGCAGATCCCCGCCTGCTTCTACCGCCTCGGCACCCGTAACGAGGAGCGCGGCATTACCTCGGGCGTGCACACGCCAACCTTTGATGTTGATGAGGACGCGCTGGAGACAGGCATGGGCCTGATGGCGTGGGTGGCGTTGCAGGAACTCCAGGCCTAA
- a CDS encoding DUF2490 domain-containing protein, whose amino-acid sequence MMRKLYIALLLLLLPLLGQAQSKITASTSLWPELQASLGVGEEGLLFLRNGYRINTDSDYNDLKDSGVLSAFERVELSLGYEHTLSEHWRGGAILRYAAEDFPKTVFYSLFLRHNGNLKSLYFNKQLLFEYVDQEEQDAAGRFRLMAELGKRLPLGSRFITPSISYEAMLLSDFGQEEDSNQETRTVDRTRLRLNLNFEVTEKLRVAPYFMRQTAYYYVLVPPVYNDQGQLQEDGYTTKRNRITPVVGLELKYSITGNPNTASITY is encoded by the coding sequence ATGATGAGAAAACTATACATTGCCTTGCTACTGCTCTTGCTGCCGCTGTTGGGCCAGGCACAGAGCAAAATCACCGCCTCCACCTCCCTGTGGCCGGAGCTGCAGGCAAGCCTGGGCGTGGGCGAGGAAGGCCTGCTGTTTCTGCGCAACGGCTACCGCATCAACACCGACAGCGACTACAACGACCTGAAGGACTCCGGTGTGCTGAGCGCCTTTGAGCGGGTGGAGCTGAGCCTGGGCTACGAGCACACCCTTTCGGAACACTGGCGTGGCGGGGCTATACTTCGCTACGCCGCCGAGGACTTCCCCAAAACGGTGTTTTACTCCCTTTTTCTGCGCCATAACGGTAATCTTAAGAGCCTGTACTTTAACAAGCAGCTCTTATTCGAGTACGTAGACCAGGAGGAGCAGGACGCTGCGGGGCGCTTCCGGCTGATGGCGGAACTGGGCAAGCGCCTGCCGCTCGGGAGCAGGTTCATCACCCCGAGCATCAGCTACGAGGCCATGCTGCTCTCCGACTTTGGCCAGGAAGAAGACAGCAACCAGGAGACACGCACCGTAGACCGCACCCGCCTGCGCCTGAACCTGAACTTTGAGGTGACGGAGAAGCTTCGCGTTGCGCCGTACTTTATGCGGCAGACGGCCTACTACTACGTCCTCGTCCCGCCGGTTTATAACGACCAGGGGCAGCTGCAGGAGGACGGTTACACCACCAAGCGCAACCGCATCACGCCTGTGGTGGGCCTTGAGCTAAAGTACAGCATCACCGGTAACCCGAACACTGCCAGTATTACCTACTAA